The Pseudomonas sp. FP198 genomic interval GCCCGATGAACACGATGCAACCGTCGCGAATGCCCAGGCCATGGTCCTTGAGCACGATACCGGCGGGTTCGACAGGCACCAACCAGGTCGGCAGCAATAATAAGTCGAGCGCAACGGCAGGCTTGGGCATCGTGGAACGGTTCCATGGGTTATAAAGGATGACGAAGTATACCCGAGCGTCTTCGCGGAGGGATCGCTATAATCGGCGGCTTTTGTTCTTGAGTGCGGGGTGAGGGATGCGCGATCGACTGTTGGCTGCGGAGAAGGTGAAGGCCATCGATTGGCGCGATGGCGCTCTTTACCTGCTGGATCAGCGTGTTTTGCCGTTCGAGGAAAACTGGATCGCCTACACCAGCGCGGCCGGTGTGGCCGAGGCCATTCGTTCGATGGTGGTGCGCGGTGCGCCGGCCATCGGCATCAGCGCCGCCTATGGCGTAGTGCTGGCGGCGCGGGCGCGGATGGCCGAGGGCGGCGATTGGCAAGCGGCACTGGAGGCGGATTTCGCCTTGCTGGCCGATTCCCGGCCGACGGCGGTCAATCTGTTCTGGGCGCTGGATCGCATGCGCGACCGGTTGGGACGCTTGAAGGAGCATGCCGAACCGCTGGCGGTCCTGGAGGCCGAGGCCATTGCGATTCATGAAAGTGACCGCGAAGCCAACCTGACCATGGCCCAGCTTGGCGTCGACCTGATCCGCAAGCATCAGGGCAACGCCCAGGCCATCTTGACCCATTGCAACACCGGGGCCCTGGCCACCGGCGGCTTCGGAACGGCCCTCGGGGTAATTCGCGGGGCGTTTCTGGAGGGCATGGTCGAGCGGGTCTACGCCGACGAAACCCGTCCATGGCTGCAGGGCTCACGGTTGACGGCTTGGGAGCTGGCGAACGAGGGCATTCCGGTGACGCTCAACGCCGATTCCGCCGCTGCCCACATCATGAAGACCAAGGGCGTGACCTGGGTCATCGTCGGCGCCGACCGCATCACGGCCAATGGCGACGTGGCGAACAAGATCGGCACCTACCAGCTGGCGGTCTGTGCCATGCACCACGGCGTACGTTTCATGGTGGTGGCGCCAAGCTCGACCATCGACATGAACCTGGCCAGCGGTGATGACATCCCGATCGAAGAGCGCGACGGGCGCGAGCTGCTGGAAGTCGGCGGCAAGCGGGTCGGGGCTGATGCCGATGCGTTCAACCCGGTGTTCGACGTGACCCCGGCGGACCTGATCGATGCGATCGTGACGGAGAAGGGCATCGTCGAGCGGCCGGATACCGCGAAGATGGCCCAATTGATGTGTCGCAAGCGGTTGCATTGATAGCGGGTTCTGTCTGATCCATTGCCTTCGCGAGCAGGCTCGCTCCCACAAGGGCGCCGCATGTCTTCATTGTGGGAGCGAGCCTGCTCGCGAAGAGGCACTAAAGCGCAACAAACACCTTGCATCTACCCTCTGGTTCTCCATCCGGATCGCCTCTGAGCCCCTCTCGTCCCGTTCCAGCCTGTCATCAGTCAACTAACTACGCACCATGCGCATCAGGGGGATAGGTGCGTGGCGGCTCTTGTGATAACATCCGGCGGTTTCCAAGGCTGCCTCGCGAGGTGGCCTTTACTGCGCAGATCCATGGCATAACTCGTTGATTTGTCGTAAGTCGCTGCACGGCACCTGTCCTGCAGCGGCGAGCTTCGTTCATCCCATCTGGATGTGGCGAGGTTTCACCAGAAAAAGGAATCAGGCTTCTCATGGGCGAACTGGCCAAAGAAATCCTCCCGGTCAATATCGAAGACGAGCTGAAACAGTCCTACCTCGACTACGCGATGAGCGTAATCGTCGGGCGGGCGCTGCCGGATGCGCGCGATGGCTTGAAGCCCGTGCACCGGCGCGTGCTGTTCGCGATGAGCGAGCTGGGCAACGACTTCAACAAGCCGTACAAGAAATCCGCCCGTGTCGTCGGCGATGTGATCGGTAAGTATCACCCCCACGGCGACACTGCCGTGTACGACACCATCGTTCGGATGGCCCAGCCATTCTCCCTGCGCTACCTGCTGGTGGACGGCCAGGGCAACTTCGGTTCGGTGGACGGCGATAACGCCGCGGCCATGCGATACACCGAAGTGCGCATGACCAAGCTGGCCCACGAACTGCTGGCCGACCTGCACAAGGAAACCGTCGACTGGGTGCCGAACTACGACGGCACCGAGATGATCCCGGCGGTCATGCCGACGCGTATCCCGAACCTGCTCGTCAACGGCTCCAGCGGTATCGCCGTGGGCATGGCGACCAACATCCCGCCGCACAACCTCGGTGAAGTCATCGACGGTTGCCTGGCCCTTATCGACAACCCCGAGCTGTCCGTCGATGAGCTGATGCAATACATCCCCGGTCCCGATTTCCCGACGGCGGCGATCATCAACGGTCGCGCCGGCATCATCGAGGCCTATCGTACTGGTCGCGGTCGCATCTACATGCGCGCCCGCTCGACCGTCGAGGACATCGACAAGGTCGGTGGCCGCCAGCAGATCGTCATCACCGAGCTGCCGTACCAGCTGAACAAGGCCCGCCTGATCGAGAAGATCGCCGAGCTGGTGAAAGAGAAAAGAAACTCGAAGGCATCACCGAGCTGCGTGACGAGTCCGACAAGGACGGCATGCGCGTCGTGATCGAACTGCGCCGTGGCGAAGTGCCGGAGGTGATCCTCAACAACCTCTACGCCCAGACCCAGCTGCAAAGCGTGTTCGGCATCAATATTGTCGCGCTGATCGACGGCCGTCCGCGGATCCTGAACCTCAAGGACCTGCTGGAAGCCTTCGTGCGTCACCGTCGCGAAGTGGTTACCCGGCGGACCGTATTCGAACTGCGTAAAGCTCGCGAACGCGGCCACATCCTTGAAGGCCAGGCCGTTGCCCTGTCGAACATCGACCCGGTCATCGCCCTGAT includes:
- the mtnA gene encoding S-methyl-5-thioribose-1-phosphate isomerase, encoding MRDRLLAAEKVKAIDWRDGALYLLDQRVLPFEENWIAYTSAAGVAEAIRSMVVRGAPAIGISAAYGVVLAARARMAEGGDWQAALEADFALLADSRPTAVNLFWALDRMRDRLGRLKEHAEPLAVLEAEAIAIHESDREANLTMAQLGVDLIRKHQGNAQAILTHCNTGALATGGFGTALGVIRGAFLEGMVERVYADETRPWLQGSRLTAWELANEGIPVTLNADSAAAHIMKTKGVTWVIVGADRITANGDVANKIGTYQLAVCAMHHGVRFMVVAPSSTIDMNLASGDDIPIEERDGRELLEVGGKRVGADADAFNPVFDVTPADLIDAIVTEKGIVERPDTAKMAQLMCRKRLH